GAAGCTGGACGCTTCACTTTTTATATAGTAGCAGTTGGCTTCAGCCTTCTTGCCTTGGTAGGTTTTTTAGGACAACATTTATTGGATATCAATCGAGATTCGATTCGTTATTTCAAGAAAAGAGACAAAAAAACTTCACTATAAAAGAACATATAGAAAAGGTCTTTGCTGTCCCTTTCACTAGGGAATGCAAAGACCTTTTTATTTAAGTTGAAGTCTATTAAAAGCAAAAAAACGCCTGACGGTGCTGACTCGTTTACGTTACCGGCGGCACATTGTGTTCGGTTTTTCGCATATATTCGGCTCGTTTACGTTACCGGCGGAACATTGTATTCGGTTTTTCGCATACATTTGACTCGTTTACGTTACCAGCAGCACATTGTATTCGGTTTTTCGCATACATTCGGCTCGTTTACGTTACCGGCGGCACTTGTGTTCGGTTTTTCGCATACATTCGGCTCGCTTACGTCACCGGCGGCATATTGTGTTCGATTTTTCGCATACATTCGGCTCGTTTACGTTACCGGCGGCACATTATATTCGGTTTTTCACATACATTTGTCCGTAAGCTCGACTAAAACATGCATTTCGGAGGATATAATGTCCGCTCGCTTTTTAGAATCTGACGGATGATTCCTCTTTTTTCGGAGTTATCCACATTTTTTTGTATTGTATAATTTCCTAAACAATAAAAAAACACAGTTCTCGAAAGAACTGTGTTCTATAGTTGGTAACCACTCTTGCAAGGGCTTGCCAAGTAAATTATATATTTATAGCAGACAGCTTAACTGTCATGCCGTTTCTTATAATTTTACTACGTTTTCAGCTTGCGGTCCACGATTACCATCAGTGATATCGAATTCAACTTCTTGACCTTCGTCCAAAGTTTTGAATCCATCACCTTGAATTGCTGAGAAGTGTACGAATACATCTTCGCCGCCTTCTACTTGTAGAAAACCATAACCTTTTTCTGCGTTAAACCATTTTACTGTACCTTTCAATTAAACAACCTCCTAAAAATAACCGCCATATATGGCGTATGCCTATATTATACTGCAATCTTCTGTTCAAATCAATATTTTCGAGCCCTTAATATGTGATTTAATTTGCTTTTCCCTTCTCCAGTGCGTTATCATTGAGCCAAAAGCCAAAAATCGCCAGGGTGGTAATGATAATGATCAAAAAACATGAAATATACAAAACAGACAAATGGAATATGATGACGGTAGAAGTTCAAGGCCGCTATATTGTACTCCGCGAAATCTCCGATCAATGGGGAGAAGAAACACATACCTTCCTTAGCCGTCCAGCTATGATGCAGTGGGTGAACAACCGATTCAACAAAGAATCTTATAAAGATAATGAAGAAGAGTACAAAAATATTATCGCAGCTTTCAAACAGGTCTAACAGAATATGAATACAGAAAATCTCGCGATTTATGTTGTCCTAGTCTTATGTCTAGGCGCAGTTCTAATTATGACTAAGGATCGTGTCCCGCCGCAGTTTAAGCGGGGCATGGCCTTAACTGCAGTCATTATGATTCTGTTCGCCTTCATTTTTGTTATTTATAGCTTATTGGCATAACTACTATACAAGCATAATTAAATATTAATAATCAGGACTTAGCAGGGCATAATAAGCCGACTCTACTTTTTCAAGAGGAGGACGTTATGTCTATTTCACCTAAGTCCATCCCTCTTCTACTTGTGCTCAGCTTGCTACCGGGTGATTTATCATCCACAGTATTGCCGAGGGAGATTATGCCTACTACATCTCATCATTCTAGGAGGGTTTCTATGGAACAATTATTGAAGAGAAGCGAAGTACCTGCTGAGAATCGTTGGAAGCTTGAAGATGTGTTTGCTTCACAGAAGGATTGGGATGCAGAATATGCAGAAGCTAAAACCCTAATCAAACAAGCTGCGGATTTTCAAGGTACGCTAGATTCCGCAGATGCTCTGAAAAAATGTTTTGAGCTGGATGACAAACTGTCCATCCTAACTGAACGACTCTATGTGTATGCACACATGCGTCAGGATGAAGACACAGCTAACCCCGACTTCCAAGCCTTGTCCTCCAAAGCAAAAAAGCTTGGCACAGAAGCAGGTGAAGCATTGTCTTTTGTAACCCCAGAAATTCTGGCGTTGCCTATAGAGAAGTTGGACCAGTTCATCGCTAATCCCGATCTGTCTGATTATACCTTCACTTTAACTGAGATGAAACGTGAGAAAGCTCATGTATTGTCCAAGGCTGAGGAAGCATTGCTTGCCCAAGTAGGAAATATAGCTCAAGCACCTCAGAACATTTTTAGCATGCTGAACAATGCGGATCTAAAATTCCCTAAGATCAAAGATGAGGACGGCAAAGAGGTTGAGCTAACTCATGGCAACTATATCAAGTTTCTCGAAAGTAATGACCGTGAGGTTCGCCGAAATGCTTTTAAAGCAGTCTACGATACCTACCGCAAGCAGAAAAATACTATCGCAGCAACGCTTAGTGCCAATGTGAATAAAAATGTATTTTACTCACGGGTCCGTAAATATCCATCTGTAATGGAAATGTCGCTGTACGGTGATAACATTCCAAAAGAGGTTTACACCAACTTGATTGATACGATACACGAGAGCCTTCCATTGATGCATCGTTACATGAAACTGCGTCAAAAGCTGCTTGGTGTTGATGAGCTACATATGTATGATCTGTTTGCGCCGCTTGTAGATGAATATAAATTAGATATCACCTATGAAGAAGCCAAGAAAATCACCAAAGAGGGCCTCAAACCGCTAGGTGAAGATTACCTGAATGTGCTTCAAAAAGGGTACGACAACGGATGGATCGATGTCTACGAGAATGAGAATAAACGCTCCGGGGCTTATAGCTGGGGGCCATATGGCACACATCCTTTTGTACTGTTGAATCATAATGATAATCTTAACAGTATGTTTACGCTGGCACATGAGATGGGCCATGCATTACACTCCTATTTTTCAGATAACGCTCTGAATTATCGGGATGCGCAATATACTATTTTCTTAGCAGAGGTTGCTTCTACCACCAACGAGGCGCTGCTAATGGATTATTTACTCAAAAAGTCTACGGATCCCAAGGAAAAAATGTATCTGCTCACCTACTATGCTGATCAGTTCCGTACTACGATTTTCCGACAAACGATGTTCGCTGAATTCGAGAAAATCATTCATCAGCGTGTTGAAGAGGGCGAATCGCTTACTCCGCAAGATCTTTCGAGTATCTATTACGATCTGAATGTTAAATACTACGGAAAAGATA
This window of the Paenibacillus sp. FSL R10-2734 genome carries:
- a CDS encoding cold shock domain-containing protein is translated as MKGTVKWFNAEKGYGFLQVEGGEDVFVHFSAIQGDGFKTLDEGQEVEFDITDGNRGPQAENVVKL
- the pepF gene encoding oligoendopeptidase F, which produces MEQLLKRSEVPAENRWKLEDVFASQKDWDAEYAEAKTLIKQAADFQGTLDSADALKKCFELDDKLSILTERLYVYAHMRQDEDTANPDFQALSSKAKKLGTEAGEALSFVTPEILALPIEKLDQFIANPDLSDYTFTLTEMKREKAHVLSKAEEALLAQVGNIAQAPQNIFSMLNNADLKFPKIKDEDGKEVELTHGNYIKFLESNDREVRRNAFKAVYDTYRKQKNTIAATLSANVNKNVFYSRVRKYPSVMEMSLYGDNIPKEVYTNLIDTIHESLPLMHRYMKLRQKLLGVDELHMYDLFAPLVDEYKLDITYEEAKKITKEGLKPLGEDYLNVLQKGYDNGWIDVYENENKRSGAYSWGPYGTHPFVLLNHNDNLNSMFTLAHEMGHALHSYFSDNALNYRDAQYTIFLAEVASTTNEALLMDYLLKKSTDPKEKMYLLTYYADQFRTTIFRQTMFAEFEKIIHQRVEEGESLTPQDLSSIYYDLNVKYYGKDMVVDQDIEMEWARIPHFYNSFYVYKYATGFSAATSFAKQILEEGKPAVDRYLGFLKSGGSDYSINILSKAGVDMSSPEPIREAMSVFEDVIAQMEQLTK